Genomic segment of Candidatus Bathyarchaeota archaeon:
GGAGGATCGTGGGCTCGAGCCCCGAGATGCTCGTCAGGGTGGAGGATGGACTGGTTGAGACCTACCCGATAGCCGGGACAAGGCCCGCCACGGGCGACCCAAAGAGGGACGAGGCTGCGGCTCGAAGCCTCCTATTGGATATGAAGGAGAGGGCTGAGCACGTCATGTTAGTGGACTTAGCCCGGAACGACCTAGGCCGGGTGTCGGAGCACGGATCCGTGAGGGTTGCGGACTTCATGACTGTTCAAAAGTACAGCCATGTAATGCATATGGTCTCGAGGGTTGTGGGGAGGCTTAAGGGGGGCTTGGACTCCCTCGACGTGGTGAGGGCTGTATTCCCCGCGGGGACGGTGTCCGGCGCGCCCAAGGTGAGGGCCATGGAGATCATAGAGGAGCTTGAGCCTTCCAGGAGGGGGCCGTACGCGGGTGCTGTAGGATACTTCTCTTTGAATGGATGCTGCGACTTCGCCATAACCATCCGAACCCTGGTAGCCGATGGGGAGGATGCGTACATACAGGCTGGGGCGGGGATAGTGGCCGACTCGAACCCCGAGGCTGAATGGCTTGAAACCGAGCATAAGGCGAGGGCGCTCCTAAGAGCCCTGGAGGAGGCTGAGGGGGAGAGTTGAGGATCCTCATACTCGACAACTACGACTCCTTCGTCTACAACCTAGCCCAGTACGTGGGCCTCCTGGGGGCGGAGCCCATGGTCTACAGGAGCGACTCCATATCCCTGAGCGTAGTGACGGGGCTCGCCCCGGATAGGATAATAATCTCGCCGGGGCCTGGAACCCCTTGGAGCAGATACTTCGGCCTATGCGGCTCAGTGATATCTGAGCTTGGAAGGGATACGCCTATCCTGGGCGTATGCCTAGGCCATCAGGGGATAATCCACACCTACGGGGGCCGCATAGTGAAGGCTAGGAGGATCATGCACGGCAAGGCCAGCATGATATCCCATGACGGCAGGGGGATCTTCAAGGGGGTTCCAAACCCCTTCGAGGCGGCCCGCTACCACTCCCTCACGGCCGATGGGAGATCCATCCCTCCATGCCTCGAGATCTCAGCCACCTCCATGGACGACGGAGAGGTTATGGCCGTACGCCACCTGGAACACCCCGTGGCGGGCGTCCAGTTCCATCCGGAGTCCATCCTAACCGAGTCGGGGCTGAGGATCCTCAAGAACTTCATAGATGGGGAGGTATAGGGTAATCAATGATCGTAGAAGCCATAAGGAAGCTGGTTGCCTTTCAGGATCTCACGATGGATGAGGCTGAATCCGCCATGGAGGAGATAATGGCTGGAGGAGCCACCGAGGCTCAGACAGCCGCGTTCCTAACCGCCTTGAGGATGAAGGGTGAGAGGCCGGTTGAGGTGGCCTCCCTGGCCAGAGCCATGAGGAAGAGGTGCCGCAGGATAAAAGTGGACCATGCGGGGAGGCTCCTGGACACCTGCGGAACCGGGGGCGATAAGATAAAGACCTTCAACTTCAGCACCCTAGCCGCCATAGTAGCTGCTGGGGCCGGGATACCGGTGGCGAAGCATGGAAACAGATCAGTAACCGGCCCATGTGGAAGCGCGGATCTGATGGAGGCCCTAGGATTAAACCTTGAATCTCCCCCATCCATGGTGGAGGAGGCTTTAAGGGAGGAGGGCCTAGCATTCCTCTACGCACCCCTATTCCACCCCGCCATGAGATACGCCTCGAAGCCTAGGAGAGAGATAGGGTTCAGAACCGTCTTCAACCTTCTAGGGCCCTTAACAAACCCGGCTGGGGCTGAGGCCCAACTCCTAGGCGTATACGATGAATGTTTAACGGAGTTCATGGCTGAAACCCTGAGCCGCCTAGGGGTGGTCCAAGCCGCGGTGGTACACGGCCTAGACGGGCTTGACGAGTTCTCTCCGGTCGGGGCTACGAAGGTTACATGGCTCAGGGATGGCTCCATATCCACGGAGATCCTGAAGCCCAGCAGCCTAGGCCTCCAGAAGGCCAAGGTGGAGGAGCTAACCTCCTCGACGCCGCTGGAGAACGCGCTCACAACGGTGAGGATACTCACCGGAAACCATACATCCAAGGAGAAGGCTAAAAGGGATGGGGTCGTAGCGAACGCAGCCCTGGCGATCCTTCTAGGAGGAAGGGTGGGGGACCTGAGGGAGGGGGTAGAGGAAGCTGAGAGATCCCTGGAGAGCGGCTCAGCCTACAAGAAGCTTAAAGCCCTCATAGGACGGCTCGGAGACCCCGGGAGGCTTGAGGAACTTGAGGAGCGCGCATAACCGGGACTACCTGGACCTCCTGGCCCTTAGAGCCCACAGGACCGTCAGGGAGGGCTATTACCAGATGGAGCCTGAACCCTCGCCCCATGAAGAGGGGAGGGATCGCCGCAGCCTCGTGGAGGCCATAAGGGAGTGCCGGTGGCGTAACCCCTTGATAGCTGAGATAAAGCCTTATTCACCATCGAAGGGACGGCTCAGAACCCGGATAGATTACAGCCGTCTAGCGGCGTCGATGGAGCGGGGTGGAGCTGTAGCCCTCTCAATACTCACGGAACCCAAGGTCTTCAGGGGGTCCCTGAGGGGGTTGATGGAAGCCAGGCTCTCCACAAGCCTCCCCATACTCATGAAGGATGTGGTGGTGGACCCCATCCAGGTGGAGGCCGCATCCAGGCTCGGAGCCGACGCTATACTCCTCATCCACGCCCTGTTCCGGAGGGGGCTAGCCAGGGTGGGCCTTAGGGATATGATAAGCCTAGCCCATTCGAAGGGGCTCGAGGTCATCCTAGAGGCCCACGCGAGGGATGAGATCGCGGAGATCAAGGCCGTAGGCCCGGACCTCGTAGGGGTGAATAACCG
This window contains:
- the trpD gene encoding anthranilate phosphoribosyltransferase; protein product: MIVEAIRKLVAFQDLTMDEAESAMEEIMAGGATEAQTAAFLTALRMKGERPVEVASLARAMRKRCRRIKVDHAGRLLDTCGTGGDKIKTFNFSTLAAIVAAGAGIPVAKHGNRSVTGPCGSADLMEALGLNLESPPSMVEEALREEGLAFLYAPLFHPAMRYASKPRREIGFRTVFNLLGPLTNPAGAEAQLLGVYDECLTEFMAETLSRLGVVQAAVVHGLDGLDEFSPVGATKVTWLRDGSISTEILKPSSLGLQKAKVEELTSSTPLENALTTVRILTGNHTSKEKAKRDGVVANAALAILLGGRVGDLREGVEEAERSLESGSAYKKLKALIGRLGDPGRLEELEERA
- a CDS encoding aminodeoxychorismate/anthranilate synthase component II; translated protein: MRILILDNYDSFVYNLAQYVGLLGAEPMVYRSDSISLSVVTGLAPDRIIISPGPGTPWSRYFGLCGSVISELGRDTPILGVCLGHQGIIHTYGGRIVKARRIMHGKASMISHDGRGIFKGVPNPFEAARYHSLTADGRSIPPCLEISATSMDDGEVMAVRHLEHPVAGVQFHPESILTESGLRILKNFIDGEV